A region from the Lycium barbarum isolate Lr01 chromosome 8, ASM1917538v2, whole genome shotgun sequence genome encodes:
- the LOC132608143 gene encoding uncharacterized protein LOC132608143, giving the protein MDDEKDEFGVDVSYMLAWRAREKAMNDLRGDPAASYNKLSAYVYILDKTYPGSHVKMHKSCENEFLYLFVALKAFINGFECCRPIVVVDGAHLKSTYNGTFVSASTLDGAGNILPLAYGLIDSENDKSWTWFFEQFKIAYGIRDNMCVVSDRHESIIKAVYRVYPIVLHLSCIWHLWKNVTKKYKSNDEVLSLVFYSLAKAYTQYEFDKLMEKIENVDIWVKEYLDDAGREKWSRLYSPVNRGYTSLCFSVEASTEYVYTVNDGPRRFIIDLKRKTCSCRMFQIDEIPCSHAWAVLKSKNLTANAYCSELFKPNTVVNTYDVPIDPLPDESEWNVPTHILEEVVLPPRYKRPPGRPKKKRDKPLMELMIGKRRNVCSICGRLGHKRRSCGNEPLKKKK; this is encoded by the exons ATGGACGACGAAAAAGATGAATTCGGCGTAGATGTTTCTTACATGCTGGCCTGGAGAGCTAGAGAAAAAGCTATGAATGATTTGAGGGGGGATCCTGCTGCTTCATACAATAAATTGTCGGCATATGTCTATATCCTAGATAAAACATATCCTGGATCACATGTTAAAATGCATAAATCATGTGAAAATGAGTTCCTGTATTTATTTGTTGCACTCAAAGCATTCATAAATGGATTTgagtgttgtagaccaatagtGGTAGTGGATGGTGCACACCTTAAAAGCACGTATAATGGTACATTTGTATCCGCAAGTACTTTGGATGGTGCGG GTAATATTCTACCACTGGCATATGGTTTGATAGATTCAGAAAATGATAAGTCCTGGACTTGGTTCTTTGAGCAGTTCAAGATAGCTTATGGTATTAGGGATAACATGTGTGTCGTGTCCGACAGACACGAAAGCATAATCAAAGCGGTGTATCGGGTGTATCCTATTGTTCTTCATTTGTCCTGCATATGGCATTTGTGGAAAAATGTGACTAAGAAATACAAGTCGAATGATGAAGTATTGAGTCTTGTGTTTTATTCACTTGCCAAAGCATACACACAGTATGAGTTCGATAAACTGATGGAAAAGATTGAGAATGTTGATATATGGGTAAAGGAATATTTGGATGATGCTGGAAGGGAGAAATGGTCTCGGCTATATTCACCTGTTAACAGAG GGTATACTTCTCTGTGTTTTTCT GTTGAAGCATCAACTGAATATGTTTATACGGTTAATGATGGACCGCGGCGTTTCATAATTGATTTGAAGAGGAAAACTTGTAGTTGTCGGATGTTCCAAATTGACGAAATACCATGTTCACATGCCTGGGCTGTCTTAAAGAGTAAAAATCTAACGGCTAATGCATATTGCTCAGAATTATTCAAGCCAAATACAGTGGTGAATACGTATGATGTGCCGATTGATCCACTTCCCGACGAGAGTGAGTGGAATGTTCCAACACACATATTGGAGGAGGTTGTTCTTCCACCGAGATACAAGCGACCTCCTGGTAGGCCAAAAAAGAAGAGGGATAAGCCATTAATGGAGCTGATGATTGGTAAACGTAGGAATGTTTGTAGTATATGTGGACGTCTTGGTCATAAAAGGCGTTCGTGTGGTAATGAGCCACTTAAGAAGAAGAAATAA
- the LOC132608144 gene encoding uncharacterized mitochondrial protein AtMg00810-like, with translation MSSCKATSTPVYTKPKVSSTSGAPSDDSTHYRSLAGALQYLTFTRSDISYAVQQVCLHMHAPREVHMYALKRIIRYIQGTLDYGLHLYPFSVTDLLSYTDADWGGCPDTRRSTSGYCVFRGDNLISWSSKRQPTLSRSSAEAEYRGVANVVSESYWLQSSVRITLSYS, from the coding sequence ATGTCTTCTTGTAAGGCTACTTCTACTCCGGTTTATACCAAACCGAAAGTGAGCAGCACATCGGGTGCTCCATCTGATGACTCGACTCACTATCGCAGTCTCGCAGGTGCACTTCAGTATCTTACTTTCACGAGGTCGGATATCTCTTATGCTGTTCAACAGGTATGCTTACACATGCATGCACCGCGAGAGGTTCATATGTATGCTCTTAAGCGTATCATCCGTTACATTCAGGGTACACTTGACTATGGTTTACATCTTTATCCATTCTCAGTTACTGACCTCCTTTCCTACACTGATGCGGATTGGGGGGGCTGCCCTGACACACGTCGGTCAACGTCTGGTTATTGTGTCTTCCGTGGAGATAACTTGATATCGTGGTCTTCGAAACGCCAACCTACCCTCTCTCGTTCGAGTGCTGAGGCGGagtataggggggttgctaatgttgtctccgagTCATACTGGCTGCAATCTTCTGTTCGAATTACATTGTCCTATTCATAA